A stretch of the Sphingobacterium thalpophilum genome encodes the following:
- a CDS encoding nuclear transport factor 2 family protein, producing MKTLVKTFAATALIAVSTFTMAAEGPGSKSAKANVNLSTADFALDHYVAVTTEGESAGVEQLFAEDFSQKANAATNGRSTVVNFFKKQKGEQLDCKVATDILEESADYMVAKVTLKFENFTKTDLVTLVREGESWKVSKSIHSFSN from the coding sequence ATGAAAACTCTAGTAAAAACATTCGCAGCAACAGCTTTAATCGCAGTATCCACATTCACTATGGCCGCTGAAGGACCCGGTTCAAAGTCCGCAAAAGCAAACGTTAACCTTTCTACAGCAGACTTCGCCCTTGACCATTACGTTGCGGTCACCACCGAAGGCGAGTCGGCAGGTGTGGAGCAGCTATTTGCTGAAGATTTCAGCCAGAAGGCTAACGCAGCTACCAATGGACGTAGTACGGTTGTTAACTTCTTCAAAAAGCAAAAAGGAGAGCAGCTGGACTGTAAAGTGGCCACCGACATTCTCGAAGAGTCTGCAGATTATATGGTCGCTAAAGTGACGTTGAAATTTGAAAATTTCACCAAGACCGACCTGGTGACTTTGGTGCGCGAAGGTGAAAGCTGGAAAGTCTCCAAATCAATCCATTCGTTTAGTAACTAG